A single window of Enterobacteriaceae bacterium ESL0689 DNA harbors:
- a CDS encoding PAAR domain-containing protein, producing MGNRSNCYGRGTALDGDITITGARCIASMSNHSEHGRRVIHVEDKTTRCPKCGQEGVVMTGEPRHRNMGRIVAVDGSDIACGCPSGTNRIIAPAGQWIGSEPNPAEVKRIKLLAERKANAEEKVR from the coding sequence ATGGGAAATCGCTCTAATTGTTATGGACGGGGAACAGCATTAGATGGGGATATCACTATCACTGGTGCACGATGTATTGCTTCGATGTCGAACCATAGCGAGCATGGTCGTAGAGTGATTCATGTAGAAGATAAAACCACGCGCTGCCCGAAATGCGGGCAAGAAGGGGTTGTTATGACGGGTGAACCACGTCACAGGAATATGGGCAGAATTGTGGCGGTGGATGGCTCTGATATAGCGTGTGGCTGTCCTTCCGGTACAAACCGGATTATTGCTCCGGCTGGGCAGTGGATTGGTAGTGAGCCGAATCCGGCTGAGGTGAAGCGGATAAAACTGTTAGCCGAACGCAAAGCGAATGCCGAAGAAAAAGTGAGGTAA
- a CDS encoding colicin E3/pyocin S6 family cytotoxin: MAWDSYRKAYTFTTEEVPRITLIWTPDSSGVHVPANSGNQNPIRIPNPVMVDPLPESSRIEATISPVVEEKDFADYILILPIVDIPPIYVYLSRRKGMPEEGHSYYSAPDTNEITGIPDLIMVKWKTPRQGGGGMRERWMDKKKRRIYEWDSQHGELEIYLASDGEHLGSVDYQTGSELKPAVKGRNIKRYL, from the coding sequence ATGGCGTGGGACAGTTATCGCAAAGCGTATACCTTCACCACGGAAGAAGTGCCTCGGATTACCCTTATCTGGACACCTGACAGCTCAGGCGTCCATGTGCCTGCGAATTCGGGCAACCAGAATCCGATCAGGATACCGAATCCAGTCATGGTCGATCCGCTGCCGGAAAGCAGCCGTATTGAAGCCACAATCAGCCCGGTTGTGGAAGAAAAGGATTTTGCTGATTATATTCTGATCCTGCCGATAGTGGATATTCCGCCGATTTATGTATATTTAAGTAGAAGAAAAGGAATGCCAGAAGAAGGACATTCCTATTATTCTGCGCCAGATACGAATGAGATTACAGGTATTCCTGATCTTATTATGGTAAAATGGAAAACTCCCAGACAAGGCGGCGGAGGGATGCGAGAACGTTGGATGGATAAGAAGAAAAGACGGATTTATGAATGGGATTCACAACATGGTGAATTAGAAATATATCTGGCAAGTGATGGAGAACATCTTGGATCTGTGGATTATCAGACCGGTTCAGAATTAAAACCTGCTGTCAAAGGTAGAAATATTAAACGTTATCTATGA
- a CDS encoding DUF3383 family protein: protein MRFLTPARNRHLPRCRATRAKCRKPTKLGDADWLLNIIGAEFVRNGFLAGGLWRGNDVGALTWGDRLDEGFYFYSDSFDLQSDADREARKMMPVMCAIKLAGAGHSADLLIQFNR, encoded by the coding sequence ATGCGTTTCTTGACGCCTGCCAGAAACAGGCATTTACCGCGCTGCAGGGCAACCCGAGCAAAGTGCCGCAAACCGACAAAGTTAGGCGATGCTGATTGGCTCCTGAATATCATTGGTGCTGAGTTCGTGCGCAACGGGTTTCTGGCAGGTGGTCTGTGGCGGGGTAATGACGTGGGTGCGCTGACGTGGGGCGACCGGCTCGACGAAGGCTTCTATTTCTACTCCGACAGTTTCGACCTGCAGTCTGATGCCGATCGCGAGGCCCGCAAAATGATGCCGGTTATGTGCGCCATCAAACTGGCGGGAGCGGGTCATTCTGCTGACCTGCTTATTCAGTTTAACCGTTAA
- a CDS encoding DUF3277 domain-containing protein, with product MHRSTLSLNGYEITAWDESSDSFSLAPVGDDGAYTIGAGGRGVFVFTGNESGILTFKLLQHSADNKFLCDLRNQILNSQSAPTPIEMYFKDTWNGDELVGQAGFLPRRRPMPVVLRITPTPGLSSSNVLLPD from the coding sequence ATGCACCGCAGCACCCTGTCGCTGAACGGTTACGAAATTACTGCGTGGGACGAGTCCAGCGACTCGTTTTCTCTGGCACCCGTCGGGGATGATGGCGCGTATACCATCGGTGCCGGAGGGCGCGGGGTATTTGTGTTTACCGGCAACGAGTCCGGTATTCTCACCTTTAAGCTGTTACAGCATTCCGCTGACAACAAATTCCTGTGCGATTTGCGTAATCAAATCCTCAACAGCCAGTCGGCACCCACTCCGATTGAGATGTACTTTAAGGATACCTGGAACGGGGACGAACTGGTCGGACAGGCGGGATTTTTACCACGCCGCCGACCCATGCCCGTGGTACTGCGCATAACCCCAACACCTGGATTATCCAGTTCGAACGTATTGTTACCCGATTAG
- a CDS encoding acyltransferase: protein MITFDLFLITGGGWLLKTYYTGIQYLRGVAAISVIVYHAMVMQAVSQFFPSPVGNFGVDVFFVISGFIMWVTTTTGKKVTPGEFFRARLFRVFPLYWFFTWALLIAIFTVPSAFLNQRNLDIIYTLKSFFLIPARNPDVGDVTPLYTIGWTLVYEMFFYVVFALALFFNDGRHRLICLASVFCALVLIGIVITPKGAIGVTYTSPVLLEFLSGIMIGVNINRLSNLNTRYGFIFLGLSIMCFVWGYLNEAVLSRVIAFGPGAILLVVSSLVFEKRLTRKPNRVALLLGGASYSMYLAHPIAQRAWYVAETRVSGSLSTLQSAVIYSIGAVVVGIVGGVICYFLIEKPGIALGRKVKQKLSSGAER, encoded by the coding sequence GTGATAACATTTGATTTATTTTTAATTACGGGGGGGGGGTGGTTGTTGAAGACGTATTATACCGGAATACAATATTTACGTGGAGTAGCAGCGATCTCGGTAATTGTCTACCATGCGATGGTGATGCAGGCCGTCAGTCAGTTTTTTCCGTCCCCGGTTGGTAATTTTGGGGTGGACGTATTTTTTGTTATTTCCGGTTTTATAATGTGGGTTACAACAACAACGGGCAAGAAAGTCACCCCCGGTGAATTTTTTAGGGCTCGGTTGTTTAGGGTCTTCCCGCTTTACTGGTTTTTTACCTGGGCTCTTCTTATTGCAATTTTTACCGTGCCGTCTGCGTTCCTGAATCAGCGGAATTTAGATATTATATATACGCTAAAATCATTTTTTTTAATTCCTGCCCGTAATCCAGATGTTGGTGACGTTACGCCATTATATACGATAGGGTGGACGTTAGTTTATGAAATGTTCTTTTACGTTGTATTCGCACTGGCATTGTTTTTTAATGACGGACGGCATAGATTAATCTGTCTGGCATCGGTGTTTTGTGCGCTGGTTCTTATCGGTATCGTTATTACTCCTAAAGGTGCTATAGGAGTAACTTATACCAGTCCTGTTTTATTAGAGTTCCTCTCAGGAATTATGATTGGTGTAAATATTAATAGGTTATCTAATTTAAATACAAGATATGGTTTTATATTTTTAGGTTTATCGATAATGTGTTTCGTGTGGGGGTATTTAAATGAGGCCGTGTTATCCCGTGTTATCGCGTTTGGTCCGGGGGCAATACTATTAGTTGTTTCAAGTCTTGTTTTTGAAAAGCGTTTAACCAGGAAGCCGAATAGAGTCGCACTTTTGCTCGGCGGAGCGTCTTACTCTATGTATTTGGCTCACCCTATAGCACAGAGAGCCTGGTATGTCGCTGAAACTCGCGTTAGTGGTAGCCTATCCACGTTGCAGAGTGCAGTAATATACTCTATTGGTGCTGTTGTAGTGGGGATCGTGGGTGGGGTAATTTGTTATTTTTTAATTGAAAAACCCGGTATAGCGTTAGGCAGGAAAGTGAAACAGAAATTGAGTTCAGGAGCCGAGAGGTAG
- a CDS encoding Gp138 family membrane-puncturing spike protein: MEKNPSLLDVLSQNADNQRRDIHTALPATVIACNGHTATLQLMIDQVMRDGVQLALPPLVDVPVGFYRGGGFCVTVPLKPGDEGLAIFSERCIDGWFVSGQQSAPLDTRFHDYSDAFFLPQGSSRPKKIPAYSTDALSMQTDDGATFIRITPGKITIQGDIEHTGNRVQTGNSLINGNHSVTGDSESSGGMMTHNGKNIGDTHTHTGVQTGSGNTGAPC, encoded by the coding sequence ATGGAAAAAAATCCCAGTTTGCTGGATGTGCTCAGTCAGAACGCAGACAACCAGCGACGTGATATTCACACCGCGCTTCCCGCTACGGTAATTGCGTGCAACGGTCATACTGCAACGCTACAGCTTATGATCGACCAGGTTATGCGTGACGGCGTGCAACTGGCATTGCCACCGCTGGTGGATGTGCCTGTTGGTTTTTATCGGGGTGGAGGATTCTGTGTGACAGTTCCCCTGAAACCCGGTGACGAGGGCTTAGCGATATTTTCCGAGCGCTGCATCGATGGCTGGTTTGTATCCGGCCAACAGTCCGCGCCACTCGATACCCGCTTTCATGATTACTCAGACGCATTTTTTCTGCCGCAGGGCAGCAGCCGACCCAAAAAAATCCCGGCGTATTCAACGGATGCACTGTCGATGCAGACCGATGATGGCGCAACATTCATTCGTATCACGCCGGGAAAAATAACCATTCAGGGTGATATTGAGCACACGGGGAACCGGGTGCAGACCGGAAATTCATTGATTAACGGTAACCATTCGGTTACGGGCGATAGCGAATCCAGTGGTGGCATGATGACTCACAACGGCAAAAATATTGGTGATACACACACGCACACAGGCGTACAGACCGGTAGCGGCAATACAGGAGCACCTTGCTGA
- a CDS encoding baseplate J/gp47 family protein — protein MLRITDTGIIIDQLADVHQRLIEGFRRIYGDDINLDSDTPDGQMIGLFSQEIANVNQAIAMIVQMLDPYKATGTWLEQRSMYAGVVRRGADYSYIHDVVFTGRPNIPIPAGAVLVDSNRVKWLTLTAISLNTNGSARAGIRSVELGGYSLSSGSELTMETVTVGVEKVTTTSAAIPGAFEETDGNLLIRFMRSHSINNHDDRQGLEGHFLILRM, from the coding sequence ATGCTCCGGATAACTGATACCGGCATTATAATTGACCAGCTCGCCGATGTGCATCAACGCTTGATCGAGGGCTTCAGGCGTATCTATGGCGATGATATTAATCTCGATAGCGATACCCCGGACGGTCAGATGATCGGGCTGTTCTCACAGGAAATAGCCAACGTCAACCAGGCTATTGCCATGATTGTACAGATGCTGGATCCGTACAAGGCCACAGGAACCTGGCTTGAACAGCGCAGCATGTACGCGGGGGTCGTCCGTCGTGGTGCGGATTATAGTTATATCCATGACGTGGTATTCACGGGCAGGCCGAATATCCCGATCCCGGCAGGCGCGGTACTGGTCGACAGCAATCGCGTTAAATGGCTTACGCTGACGGCTATCAGCCTGAACACCAACGGTTCAGCGCGGGCGGGCATTCGCAGTGTTGAGCTGGGAGGATATTCTCTTTCCAGTGGTTCTGAGCTGACAATGGAAACAGTCACGGTTGGCGTTGAGAAGGTCACTACCACATCGGCCGCAATACCGGGGGCGTTTGAGGAAACAGACGGCAACCTGCTTATCCGCTTTATGCGTTCACATTCCATTAATAACCACGATGATCGCCAGGGTCTTGAGGGGCACTTCTTGATATTGCGGATGTAA
- a CDS encoding putative phage tail assembly chaperone, with the protein MNKDDVIYEHRQANFIEAKNQAMKLLALLKYVDWMSLSGCISMQDSKVEIDIGGIVSNIGSAEMQGVEAFIIKYVTVRDENDQPVTLNRTDVFNRHFNAHRSHYIPLIIEGIMFHFADFLPDGVASAISMPDSVTLTAPVSDVDWIKMLPVMEGIYTGHDLRTTATLEDVLDFHEAYVERLLAQQRSDDGDRGTAGRYRR; encoded by the coding sequence ATGAATAAAGATGATGTGATCTATGAACATCGCCAGGCCAATTTTATCGAGGCCAAAAACCAGGCAATGAAACTGCTGGCGCTGCTTAAGTATGTTGACTGGATGTCGCTCTCGGGATGTATCTCCATGCAGGATTCGAAGGTTGAAATCGATATTGGCGGCATCGTGTCGAATATCGGCTCAGCAGAAATGCAGGGTGTTGAGGCATTTATCATTAAATACGTTACGGTACGCGATGAGAACGACCAGCCGGTCACGCTCAACCGTACCGATGTGTTTAACCGTCATTTCAATGCTCACCGCTCACATTACATTCCGCTCATTATTGAGGGGATAATGTTCCACTTTGCTGATTTTTTGCCCGATGGGGTCGCCTCTGCGATAAGTATGCCAGACTCGGTGACGCTGACGGCCCCGGTAAGTGATGTTGACTGGATAAAAATGCTCCCGGTGATGGAAGGTATCTACACCGGGCATGATTTACGCACCACGGCCACGCTCGAGGATGTGCTGGATTTCCACGAGGCATATGTTGAGCGTTTGCTGGCGCAACAGAGGTCGGACGATGGAGATCGAGGAACTGCTGGTCGCTATCGGCGTTGA
- a CDS encoding colicin E3-like toxin immunity protein has protein sequence MWYNKENFENEGYDISAILDNSICFLDALGLANDSRIYDGGYDVKENWLQYIQPYFQHQIDLQQYDYQLAFRYV, from the coding sequence ATGTGGTATAATAAAGAAAATTTTGAAAATGAAGGATATGATATCTCTGCTATTCTGGATAACAGTATTTGTTTTTTGGATGCATTAGGGCTTGCTAATGATTCAAGAATTTATGATGGAGGTTATGATGTGAAAGAAAATTGGCTGCAATATATACAACCCTATTTTCAGCATCAAATAGATTTACAACAATATGATTATCAATTAGCATTTCGATATGTTTAG
- a CDS encoding multidrug efflux RND transporter permease subunit: MNPSRLFIQRPVATVLLMVAILISGVLAYRFLPTSALPQVDYPTIQVTTLYPGASPDVMAASVTSPLERQLGQMAGLSQMTSTSSAGSSIITLQFSLSLSLDVAEQEVQAAINAANTLLPHDLPNPPTYKKVNPADSAVITLAASSETLPLTQVQDLVNTRVALKLSQISGVGMVTLAGGHQPAIRVRIDPKALAAHGLTLEAVNTLIKNSNVNGSKGGFDGQYHSVTIDANDQLRSAQEYGNLILRYQEGASLRLSDIAHIEQGPENRFQSAWANHSPAIVISVQRQPGANVIQVVDDIKARLPQLQAALPDGVKLAVLSDRTQTIRDSISDVQFELMLAIALVVMVTFLFLRNVAATLIPGIAVPLSLIGTFGVMYLVGFSLNNLSLMALTIATGFVIDDAIVVVENIARRLEEGESPMQAALNGSQQIGFTIVSLTFSLIAVLIPLLFMEDVVGRLFREFAITLAVSILVSMIISLTLTPMLCAYLLSATAPQNQSRFARNGERMFERLIDGYDRLLTVVLDHRRTTLLVAMMTFVLTAMLYLFIPKSFFPVQDTGMIQGMTLASQDISFSAMAKRQQALAEVILQNPAVASLSSTMGIDGNNTSLNSGRLQINLKPFAQRQEKATQVMKQLQQAAQHVVGIQLYLQLAQDLTVNDQLTASQYQFTLDDIDSENLLIWTPQLITALQQRPEFNHVVSNLQSQGRVAYIELDRDKAARFGITAADVDTALYNAFGQRLISTIFTQANQYRVVLEVGPQYQQSPASLEDVWLQPSASTTRVSTITSSSTSESQNTSGLVKLTAIATIHQRTGSLMHMRLNQFPAVMVSFNLNDGYSLEAGQQAINEVSEQLKMPASITLRYQGETEAFRHATSNTVWLILAALLTMYIVLGILYESFIHPITILSTLPSAAIGGLLSLILAGTDFSLIALIGVILLIGIVKKNAIMMIDFALEAEYKQRLSPREAIHQACLLRFRPIMMTTMAALLGALPLMLASGSGAELRQPLGLVIVGGLVVSQILTLFTTPVIYLWFNSISAWGRHWVKRKQQGQ, encoded by the coding sequence ATGAATCCATCTCGCCTTTTTATTCAACGCCCGGTCGCGACAGTTTTATTGATGGTTGCGATTTTAATCAGTGGCGTTCTCGCCTATCGTTTTTTGCCGACATCGGCCCTGCCGCAGGTTGATTACCCGACAATCCAGGTGACGACGCTTTACCCCGGGGCGAGCCCGGATGTGATGGCCGCGTCGGTGACTTCACCGCTGGAGCGTCAGTTAGGACAGATGGCGGGCCTCAGTCAGATGACATCGACAAGTTCGGCGGGATCATCGATTATCACTTTGCAGTTTTCGCTATCATTATCACTGGATGTGGCCGAACAGGAGGTGCAGGCAGCCATCAATGCGGCCAATACCTTGCTGCCACACGATTTACCGAATCCGCCAACCTATAAAAAGGTTAATCCGGCAGACAGTGCGGTTATCACGTTAGCCGCCAGTTCTGAGACATTACCGCTGACCCAGGTGCAGGATCTGGTTAATACACGCGTTGCGTTGAAACTGTCACAGATCTCTGGCGTTGGAATGGTCACGCTGGCCGGTGGCCACCAGCCAGCGATCCGGGTGCGTATCGATCCGAAGGCACTGGCCGCTCATGGACTGACACTGGAAGCAGTCAACACACTGATAAAAAACAGTAACGTCAATGGATCGAAAGGCGGATTTGATGGTCAGTATCATTCGGTTACGATTGATGCTAACGACCAGCTTCGCAGCGCACAAGAGTATGGCAACCTGATCCTGCGTTATCAGGAGGGGGCAAGCTTGCGTCTGAGCGATATTGCCCACATTGAGCAGGGGCCGGAAAACCGTTTTCAGTCGGCATGGGCCAATCACAGTCCGGCGATTGTTATTAGCGTACAACGCCAGCCCGGTGCCAATGTCATCCAGGTGGTGGATGACATCAAAGCGCGTCTGCCACAGTTGCAGGCGGCCTTACCGGACGGCGTGAAACTGGCGGTGCTTTCCGATCGTACCCAGACGATCCGCGATTCTATCAGTGATGTTCAGTTTGAATTAATGCTGGCGATTGCGCTGGTAGTGATGGTCACCTTTCTGTTCTTACGCAATGTGGCGGCAACACTGATTCCCGGTATCGCAGTACCGCTGTCGCTCATCGGCACCTTCGGTGTGATGTATCTGGTCGGTTTTAGCCTTAATAATCTGTCACTGATGGCATTAACCATCGCCACCGGATTTGTGATCGATGACGCCATTGTGGTGGTGGAGAATATTGCCCGCCGTCTGGAAGAGGGCGAGTCACCGATGCAGGCAGCGCTGAATGGCTCACAGCAGATTGGGTTTACTATCGTATCACTGACTTTTTCGCTGATTGCTGTCCTGATTCCGCTGCTGTTTATGGAAGATGTCGTCGGACGTCTGTTTCGCGAATTTGCGATTACCCTGGCGGTATCGATCCTGGTTTCAATGATCATATCGCTCACGCTGACACCGATGCTTTGCGCCTATTTGCTGTCCGCTACTGCACCGCAAAATCAGTCCCGCTTTGCCCGTAATGGCGAGCGCATGTTTGAGCGACTGATTGATGGCTATGATCGCTTGCTGACCGTGGTGCTGGATCATCGTCGGACGACCTTACTGGTCGCGATGATGACATTTGTCCTGACTGCGATGCTCTATCTTTTTATTCCGAAAAGTTTTTTTCCGGTTCAGGATACCGGCATGATCCAGGGGATGACCCTGGCTTCACAGGATATTTCGTTTAGCGCGATGGCGAAGCGTCAGCAAGCGCTGGCGGAGGTGATCCTGCAAAATCCGGCGGTGGCAAGCCTTTCATCGACCATGGGTATTGATGGCAATAATACCAGCCTGAACAGTGGCAGACTGCAAATTAACCTTAAGCCTTTTGCCCAACGTCAGGAAAAAGCGACCCAGGTGATGAAACAGCTACAGCAAGCGGCGCAGCATGTGGTCGGTATTCAGCTCTATCTGCAACTGGCCCAGGATCTGACGGTCAATGACCAGCTGACCGCCAGTCAGTATCAGTTCACGCTGGATGATATCGACAGTGAAAATTTGCTTATCTGGACGCCGCAGCTAATAACAGCACTACAACAACGGCCGGAATTTAATCATGTGGTGAGCAATCTGCAATCCCAGGGGCGTGTGGCGTATATTGAGCTTGACCGTGATAAAGCCGCACGTTTTGGTATTACTGCCGCAGATGTTGACACCGCGTTGTATAATGCGTTTGGTCAGCGCCTGATTTCGACTATTTTTACTCAGGCCAATCAGTACCGGGTGGTGCTGGAAGTGGGGCCACAATATCAGCAATCGCCTGCTTCTTTAGAGGATGTCTGGTTACAGCCATCGGCGAGTACCACCCGCGTATCAACCATCACGTCATCATCGACCTCAGAGAGCCAGAACACCAGCGGACTGGTGAAATTAACCGCCATCGCAACGATTCATCAACGCACAGGTTCATTGATGCACATGCGGCTGAATCAATTTCCGGCCGTAATGGTATCGTTTAATCTCAATGACGGATATTCGCTGGAAGCGGGGCAACAGGCGATAAATGAGGTCAGCGAACAGCTCAAAATGCCTGCCAGCATCACATTGCGTTATCAGGGCGAAACGGAAGCCTTCCGCCATGCGACCAGTAATACCGTGTGGCTGATTCTTGCGGCGCTATTAACGATGTACATCGTGCTGGGGATTTTGTATGAAAGCTTTATTCATCCGATCACCATTCTGTCTACCCTGCCATCGGCGGCGATAGGGGGGTTGTTATCGTTAATCCTCGCCGGTACTGATTTCAGCCTGATTGCGCTGATCGGCGTGATTCTGCTGATTGGTATCGTAAAGAAGAACGCCATTATGATGATCGATTTCGCCCTCGAAGCGGAATATAAGCAACGACTGAGCCCACGTGAAGCGATACATCAGGCATGTTTGCTGCGTTTTCGGCCTATCATGATGACCACAATGGCAGCGTTATTAGGCGCATTGCCGTTAATGTTAGCGTCAGGATCGGGCGCTGAATTGCGTCAACCGCTGGGGTTGGTGATTGTCGGAGGGCTGGTGGTGAGTCAGATCTTAACGCTGTTTACCACCCCGGTTATCTATCTGTGGTTTAATAGTATTTCTGCCTGGGGTCGTCACTGGGTAAAACGTAAACAGCAGGGACAGTGA
- a CDS encoding efflux RND transporter periplasmic adaptor subunit, with amino-acid sequence MKNNLFQTTRKLQFKWLVIFIVSLIMAGVAWRIFPAWKNSHQGKSRGEAYSSVTLVHSGTAGIADVPVYLNALGTVIPNASVTVTSRVDGQLDEVYFTEGQKVEKGQLLAQIDPRSYQATLRQYQGELSKDKALLQSAELTLARYRKLYDQRLLASQDLDAQIATVGQYRGAVAADEAQIANAQLNIEYARIVAPVSGRVGLRLVDPGNLIQSGSSSGLVTITQMQPAAVTFSVPQSDIPELIKTLHQGATLPATVFDQSGLQILDEGVVQFISNQIDTSTGTVTLKALFPNQHETLYANQFVNLRLQTRILPQATVAPVQALQLSSEGYFVYVIHQDNTVTRQAVTVGPRWQEDQQVILSGVAPGERLVTDGIDRLYNGSKVTIVGNQPVHSPQTASTQ; translated from the coding sequence ATGAAAAATAATCTATTTCAAACGACCAGGAAACTTCAGTTCAAATGGCTGGTGATATTCATTGTGTCGTTGATTATGGCTGGGGTGGCATGGCGTATCTTCCCCGCCTGGAAAAACAGTCATCAGGGGAAAAGCCGGGGAGAGGCCTATTCCAGTGTTACGCTGGTACACAGTGGAACGGCAGGAATAGCCGATGTCCCGGTTTATCTTAATGCCCTGGGAACCGTTATCCCTAATGCCTCAGTGACCGTAACCAGCCGTGTCGATGGTCAACTGGATGAAGTCTATTTTACCGAAGGCCAGAAAGTGGAAAAGGGCCAGTTGCTGGCGCAGATCGATCCACGTAGCTATCAGGCAACACTGCGACAGTATCAGGGCGAATTGAGTAAAGATAAAGCCCTGTTGCAAAGCGCTGAGCTAACGCTTGCACGGTATCGTAAATTATATGACCAGCGTTTGCTGGCCAGCCAGGATCTGGATGCACAGATTGCAACGGTGGGACAATACCGGGGTGCGGTGGCGGCGGATGAAGCACAGATAGCCAACGCACAGTTGAATATTGAGTACGCCCGGATTGTCGCTCCGGTGAGTGGGCGTGTCGGTTTACGGCTGGTCGATCCTGGTAACCTGATACAGAGCGGCAGTAGCAGCGGGCTGGTAACGATTACCCAGATGCAGCCGGCTGCCGTGACCTTTAGCGTTCCACAAAGCGATATTCCTGAACTGATAAAAACGTTACATCAGGGAGCGACATTGCCCGCGACCGTCTTCGATCAAAGTGGTCTGCAGATACTGGATGAGGGCGTTGTGCAGTTTATCAGTAATCAGATTGATACCAGCACCGGTACGGTAACACTGAAAGCGCTATTTCCGAACCAGCATGAAACGCTGTATGCCAATCAGTTTGTTAACTTACGTCTGCAAACCCGCATTCTGCCACAGGCGACCGTAGCACCCGTGCAGGCGCTACAACTGAGTAGTGAGGGATATTTTGTCTATGTGATCCACCAGGATAATACCGTGACCCGTCAGGCGGTGACCGTCGGCCCACGCTGGCAGGAAGATCAGCAGGTGATTTTATCCGGTGTCGCGCCTGGAGAACGGCTGGTGACGGACGGTATCGATCGCCTGTACAACGGGAGTAAGGTCACCATCGTCGGCAATCAACCCGTACACTCACCACAGACAGCCAGTACGCAATGA
- a CDS encoding DUF2612 domain-containing protein, translating into MFGSAIQLSTLLDVNTATGYALDLVGRHAGIDRVMKSIIPKEYFGWSEVEAALGFNTGVFYRYGDALKASSVLNDDEYRFLIKAKIIKNYQQPDIAGITYSLRHLLGEQAFIIDNYDMSMNVVIPAGYLTPFRIHALKNLDILSRPVGVSYKYLIITDAQPFGWSGDPLAFGFNDGKFTRLMNVSY; encoded by the coding sequence GTGTTTGGATCCGCAATTCAGCTTTCCACCCTGCTGGATGTTAATACCGCCACCGGCTATGCGCTGGATTTAGTCGGGCGGCACGCTGGGATTGACCGGGTGATGAAGTCCATTATCCCCAAAGAGTATTTTGGCTGGTCGGAAGTTGAGGCGGCACTTGGGTTTAATACCGGTGTGTTCTACCGCTACGGTGACGCTTTAAAGGCATCTTCTGTACTGAATGATGACGAATATCGGTTTCTTATCAAAGCAAAAATCATCAAAAACTATCAGCAGCCTGATATTGCCGGTATTACGTATTCATTACGTCATTTACTGGGCGAGCAGGCTTTCATTATCGATAATTATGATATGTCGATGAATGTCGTTATCCCTGCCGGTTATTTAACACCTTTTCGTATCCATGCTCTGAAAAATCTCGACATCTTATCGAGACCGGTGGGTGTCAGTTATAAATATCTCATTATTACCGATGCGCAGCCATTTGGCTGGTCCGGGGACCCGCTCGCATTTGGTTTTAACGATGGAAAATTTACGAGGTTAATGAATGTCAGTTATTAA